A window of the Polaribacter batillariae genome harbors these coding sequences:
- a CDS encoding hybrid sensor histidine kinase/response regulator transcription factor produces MRFKVSSFCIGVLLFVSNLICSQESKQEFQFVSIKEGISKVGVSCIIQDKFGFIWIGTRGTGLYKFDGIDYTNYKHELQDTTSLSSSRIVAVFIDSNERLWVGTENGLCFYNRDLDEFTRVVLDEANRKIDNEHILSLEEDANQNLLVGTIGLGLYTLNINSLKTNKILESSISDTYEEIHIKNIKYTKQGKTFVATNFGLKEIDLINNRLIDSKLFVAEMDFFDIPIETMFLSDNYLWIGAQNNKGVYKCKLSNDSNNHIENIENFYFTTKKIMTIKELPNKTILIGTENDGLFHIKNNGEVIKNYVASKSEESTILHNSIWALFVDIEGRIWMGYYNSGVAVSDDLYDKFHHIKNLPNTNNSLKAGSVMSVEKDRSGKLWLATDGGGIDIYDPQKASFTHINSTDTSNYTGLTSDYIEVLFIDSKENIWAGSWQKGLYFLKKGERSFVNFNKENTNGKLASNIILSIAEDHKGIIWIGAFNNGLHSYNPKTKTFKRYNYGEFIAAGFDSPDIRKIFIDSENIIWIGTPIGLYKLKEKNDGSFDIRFMGNKMIEKYNNPSNANHILSIYECSNNKIWIGTRGAGLCMYDKKTDAFTWYNKSTGLLEENVAAIIEDNQGFLWVSGNSGLTKINLEKSQYRNFTYNDGLLSNDFNFGSVFKDDKGVLYFGNFKGVDYFKPTELKVNKKAPIIYLKQFKLFNEKTHPLEVNSPLVKVISATDSISLTHNQSVFTIEYSGINFTRPEKNSYAYYLEGYENTWNYVGNKRSATYTNLDNGNYVFKLMAANNDGVWNKEPLSLIITVLPPWWKSKIAIISYMLFFALCLYLLNYLTQKRINEREILNTERIQQQQKDDLNKKKIQFFTNISHEFRTPLTLIINPLKDIINSKEFELPATIKNKLAIIYKNTDRLYRLINELMDLRKLELNKMNVRAQKIHLIDFTKNIISYFEEEASSKNILLSLDADVSDIVVWGDAKMLEKIIFNLLSNAIKVTTKGGTISVVLESSDKLHLLPLVDKNSPVKIIEIKISDTGLGMPSDQKEKIFERFYQVERQNESYIGGTGIGLEVVQNFVHLHKGKIDLDTKLGEGTTFKIKLPEGNNHFKSEEIAIGNEDFEIRSSEYLPTGKIELSEEKTIKSEPKKLYKILIIEDNLELKEYLKTELSKQYKVFLASNGKEGLNVVKQAYPDVIITDVIMPEMDGFEFCKMVKDNPSTSHIPLLMLTAKATIENRIEGIETGADAYMVKPFDLKLLKLRLSQLIKSRELIFEKYFGAISGSENSVNATSIDKEFIENLLKNINKNISNPNLSVEELASLLNLSRSQLYRKIKALTGQTVNEFLRRIRLERAKHILENGSANISEACYNVGFSSPSYFAKCFKAHFGVLPSEIEIKK; encoded by the coding sequence ATGAGATTTAAAGTATCTTCTTTTTGTATTGGTGTTTTGCTTTTTGTATCAAATTTAATTTGTAGCCAAGAATCTAAGCAAGAATTTCAGTTTGTAAGTATTAAAGAAGGCATTTCTAAGGTAGGTGTTTCTTGTATAATTCAAGACAAATTTGGTTTTATTTGGATTGGCACTAGAGGAACAGGCTTATATAAATTCGATGGTATCGATTACACCAATTACAAACACGAATTGCAAGATACCACTTCGTTAAGTAGTAGTAGAATTGTGGCTGTTTTTATAGATAGTAATGAAAGGTTATGGGTAGGTACAGAGAATGGTTTGTGTTTTTATAATAGAGATTTAGATGAATTTACAAGAGTTGTTTTAGATGAAGCCAATCGTAAAATTGATAACGAACATATTTTATCTCTAGAAGAAGATGCCAACCAGAATTTATTGGTTGGTACAATTGGTTTGGGCTTATACACTCTTAATATAAATAGCCTTAAAACAAATAAAATATTAGAATCTTCTATATCAGATACTTATGAAGAAATTCATATTAAAAACATAAAATACACCAAACAAGGAAAAACTTTTGTAGCGACAAATTTCGGCCTAAAAGAAATCGATTTAATTAACAACAGGTTAATAGATTCGAAATTATTTGTTGCAGAAATGGATTTTTTTGACATTCCTATTGAAACCATGTTTTTAAGCGATAATTATTTGTGGATAGGAGCACAAAACAATAAAGGCGTTTATAAGTGTAAATTAAGTAACGATAGCAACAATCATATCGAAAATATCGAAAACTTTTATTTCACTACTAAAAAAATAATGACTATTAAAGAGCTACCTAATAAAACCATCTTAATTGGCACAGAAAACGACGGTCTTTTTCATATCAAAAATAATGGCGAAGTTATTAAAAATTACGTAGCCAGTAAATCTGAAGAAAGTACAATTCTTCACAACTCCATTTGGGCACTTTTTGTAGATATAGAAGGGAGAATTTGGATGGGCTATTACAATAGTGGTGTTGCTGTTAGTGATGATTTGTACGACAAATTTCATCATATTAAAAACTTGCCTAATACAAATAATTCTTTAAAAGCGGGTTCTGTAATGAGCGTAGAAAAAGATCGTTCTGGTAAGTTGTGGTTGGCTACAGATGGAGGTGGAATAGATATTTACGACCCACAAAAAGCCAGTTTTACACACATTAACTCAACAGATACTTCGAATTACACAGGCCTTACGTCTGATTATATAGAAGTTTTATTTATAGATTCTAAAGAAAATATTTGGGCAGGTAGTTGGCAAAAAGGCTTGTATTTTTTAAAAAAAGGAGAACGTTCTTTTGTTAATTTTAATAAAGAAAATACAAATGGAAAATTAGCCTCTAATATTATTTTAAGTATCGCAGAAGACCATAAAGGTATTATTTGGATTGGTGCTTTTAATAACGGTTTACACTCTTATAATCCTAAAACAAAAACTTTTAAAAGATATAATTATGGAGAATTTATTGCTGCAGGATTCGATTCTCCAGACATCAGAAAAATTTTTATTGATTCAGAAAATATAATTTGGATAGGCACCCCCATTGGCTTGTACAAATTAAAAGAAAAAAATGATGGAAGTTTCGACATTCGTTTTATGGGAAATAAAATGATTGAGAAATACAACAACCCTTCAAATGCAAACCATATATTATCTATCTACGAATGTTCAAATAATAAAATTTGGATAGGCACCAGAGGAGCAGGATTGTGTATGTACGATAAAAAAACAGATGCTTTTACTTGGTACAATAAATCTACAGGTTTATTAGAAGAAAACGTAGCCGCCATTATAGAAGACAATCAAGGTTTTTTATGGGTAAGTGGTAATTCTGGTTTAACCAAAATTAATTTAGAAAAATCTCAGTATAGAAATTTTACCTATAACGATGGTTTATTGTCTAACGATTTTAATTTTGGCTCAGTTTTTAAAGACGATAAAGGAGTGCTTTATTTTGGTAATTTTAAAGGGGTAGATTATTTTAAACCTACAGAGTTAAAGGTTAATAAAAAAGCCCCTATTATTTACTTAAAACAGTTTAAATTATTTAACGAGAAAACACATCCTTTAGAAGTAAATTCTCCACTTGTAAAAGTTATTTCTGCAACAGATAGTATTAGTTTAACCCATAATCAATCTGTTTTTACCATAGAATATTCAGGAATTAATTTTACAAGACCAGAGAAAAATAGTTACGCTTATTATTTAGAAGGATATGAAAATACTTGGAACTATGTTGGCAACAAGAGAAGTGCAACTTACACGAATTTAGATAATGGAAATTATGTTTTTAAGTTAATGGCTGCCAATAACGATGGTGTGTGGAATAAAGAACCATTAAGTTTAATAATTACAGTTCTTCCACCTTGGTGGAAAAGTAAAATTGCGATTATTAGCTACATGTTATTTTTTGCGCTTTGTTTGTACCTACTAAATTATCTTACCCAAAAAAGAATTAACGAAAGAGAAATACTCAATACAGAGAGAATTCAACAACAACAAAAAGACGATTTAAACAAAAAAAAGATTCAATTTTTTACAAACATTTCGCACGAATTTAGAACACCTCTAACCTTAATTATAAACCCTTTAAAAGACATTATTAACTCTAAAGAATTCGAGCTTCCAGCTACAATAAAAAATAAACTTGCAATCATTTACAAAAATACAGATAGGCTGTATAGATTAATTAATGAATTAATGGATCTTAGAAAACTTGAGCTAAATAAAATGAATGTTAGAGCTCAAAAAATTCATCTTATCGACTTTACAAAAAATATCATTAGTTATTTCGAAGAAGAAGCCAGTAGCAAAAATATTCTCTTAAGTTTAGATGCAGATGTTAGTGATATTGTTGTTTGGGGCGATGCTAAAATGTTAGAAAAAATAATTTTCAACCTCCTCTCTAACGCCATAAAAGTAACTACTAAAGGCGGTACAATAAGTGTTGTACTAGAATCTAGTGACAAACTACATTTACTTCCTTTGGTCGATAAAAATTCGCCAGTAAAAATTATTGAAATAAAAATATCAGATACTGGTTTAGGAATGCCAAGTGACCAAAAAGAAAAAATTTTTGAACGTTTTTATCAAGTAGAAAGACAAAACGAATCTTATATTGGTGGTACAGGTATTGGTTTAGAAGTAGTACAAAATTTTGTGCACCTTCATAAAGGCAAAATAGATTTAGACACAAAACTAGGAGAAGGAACTACATTTAAAATTAAATTACCAGAAGGCAATAATCATTTTAAATCAGAAGAAATTGCAATAGGTAATGAAGACTTCGAAATAAGAAGTAGCGAGTATTTACCAACCGGAAAAATTGAACTATCAGAAGAAAAAACAATTAAAAGCGAACCAAAGAAATTATACAAAATTTTAATTATAGAAGACAACTTAGAATTAAAAGAATATTTAAAAACAGAATTAAGCAAACAATACAAAGTATTTTTAGCAAGCAATGGTAAAGAAGGTTTAAATGTTGTAAAACAAGCTTACCCAGATGTTATTATTACAGATGTTATTATGCCAGAAATGGATGGTTTTGAGTTTTGTAAAATGGTTAAAGACAACCCATCAACAAGTCATATACCCTTGTTAATGCTCACTGCAAAAGCTACTATAGAAAATAGAATCGAAGGAATTGAAACTGGTGCAGATGCCTACATGGTAAAACCATTTGATTTAAAATTATTAAAACTTCGTTTATCTCAATTAATAAAAAGTAGAGAACTAATCTTCGAAAAATATTTTGGTGCCATTAGTGGCTCAGAAAATTCAGTTAATGCGACTTCTATAGACAAAGAATTTATAGAAAACCTACTTAAAAACATCAATAAAAATATTAGTAATCCTAACTTAAGTGTAGAAGAACTAGCTTCGTTATTAAATCTTAGCAGAAGCCAACTTTATAGAAAAATAAAAGCACTAACAGGACAAACAGTTAACGAGTTTTTAAGAAGAATTCGATTAGAAAGAGCCAAACATATTTTAGAAAATGGGTCTGCAAATATTAGTGAAGCTTGTTATAATGTTGGCTTTTCTTCGCCTTCATATTTTGCAAAGTGTTTTAAAGCTCATTTTGGTGTCTTACCTTCAGAAATCGAAATAAAAAAATAG
- a CDS encoding SusC/RagA family TonB-linked outer membrane protein, whose translation MVKFKLLITACLFLCMHNAFSQEKTITGLVKDVTGSPIPGVSVSILGETRGTNTDFDGKFSLKNVKTTDKLMFSYIGMKEQIILVGDKTTIDVTLLDSQEVLDEIIVVGYGTQKKGLVTGSNVNLKGAVLEELNTASPIEGLQGIAPGVNITRNNGQPGAGTKVTIRGLGTNGNSNPLYIVDGIAVGNIDYLNASDIQSLDVLKDAASAAIYGSRAANGVILVTTVKGRKNTAAKISFNSYYGIQNIYKSATPLNAQEYMYIIDEGFANDGKALNNWEAMVKNNSWLNDNYPGNLGDQLGTEIWNNIQNGGKGTNWFDEITSKNAAITSHTLNITGGGENNVYSLGISYFNQEGLIGNHITNAGFKRLTARLNTEFVLRKNDKHNILTLGQNLTYTNTDNRNVATGNIYYNDLHNALVQNPLMPAYWQPSIDNNVNEYGFTPTLNGIADNQHNPLGVLFYRHNFNNLGNQNNKIVGNVYTELEPIKNLKFKSVFGFDSWFGHSRSYSPVFALGLKYLNTKDAVSQSQYQGTNITFTNTASYKHSFGNHTIDGLLGVEVFKNKLNVNVSGRKSGSIFGDPEFAYLDNFGTIDNLSNISTNGKDAFAGGGGLLSYFGRAQYNYKEKYLFTAIMRADGSSNFSKNNRWGYFPSFSAGWVISDEEFMSTTSSFLDYAKVRASWGQNGNQSVNNFIYSSTIEYSEDIGYYFGDSKPVSVDAAFPARVPNPDIKWETSEQLNFGIDTRLFDSKLGLSLDWYKKTTKDWLVQAQVLGTAGAEAPIINGGDIENSGVEFVLNWDDNIGNVKYGATISGAFNKNKITRIANADGVFNGLSNVLSQGTASISRASVGLPIGYFYGFKADGILQNQDEVDAYVTPNGDPYFADQRPGDVRFVDQNQDGVIDDKDKVMLGNPHPDFELGVQLNAEYKGFYANVTMAGKFGMQVMKSYRSFVDRIYENYTTEIFGRWHGEGTSNKIPRLGASAHRNTSFVSDIFMHNADYLRINNLTIGVNLDQYLKNVNFASKIKIYASVNNLYTFTNYNGMDPEVGYGGGTNWASGVDLGLYPLPRTVIFGLNLDF comes from the coding sequence ATGGTAAAATTTAAACTCTTAATTACTGCATGTCTTTTTCTCTGCATGCACAATGCTTTTTCTCAAGAGAAAACAATTACTGGTCTCGTAAAAGATGTTACTGGATCTCCCATCCCTGGAGTTTCAGTGTCTATACTAGGAGAAACTAGAGGAACCAATACAGATTTTGACGGAAAATTTTCTTTAAAAAATGTAAAAACAACAGATAAATTAATGTTTTCTTACATAGGAATGAAAGAGCAAATTATTCTTGTTGGAGATAAAACGACAATCGATGTAACTTTATTAGATTCTCAAGAAGTTTTAGACGAAATAATAGTTGTTGGTTATGGTACACAAAAAAAAGGGTTAGTTACGGGTTCTAATGTAAATTTAAAAGGCGCTGTATTAGAAGAATTAAACACAGCCTCTCCTATTGAAGGCTTGCAGGGTATAGCCCCAGGTGTAAATATTACAAGAAACAATGGGCAACCAGGAGCAGGAACTAAAGTTACAATTCGTGGTTTAGGTACCAATGGTAACTCGAACCCTTTGTATATAGTAGATGGTATTGCGGTTGGTAATATAGACTACTTAAATGCATCAGACATACAATCTTTAGATGTTTTAAAAGATGCAGCTTCTGCAGCAATTTACGGTTCTAGAGCTGCAAATGGTGTTATTTTAGTAACAACAGTTAAAGGTAGAAAAAATACAGCTGCAAAAATATCTTTCAATTCTTATTACGGTATTCAAAATATTTATAAAAGTGCCACACCTTTAAATGCACAAGAATACATGTATATTATTGACGAAGGTTTTGCAAACGATGGTAAAGCACTTAATAATTGGGAAGCTATGGTAAAAAACAATAGCTGGTTAAACGATAATTACCCAGGCAATTTAGGAGATCAATTAGGTACTGAAATTTGGAACAACATACAAAATGGAGGCAAAGGAACCAATTGGTTCGATGAAATTACTTCAAAAAACGCTGCAATTACTAGTCATACTCTTAATATTACTGGAGGTGGTGAAAACAATGTGTACTCTCTAGGTATCTCTTATTTTAACCAAGAAGGTTTAATAGGAAACCATATTACTAATGCAGGTTTTAAAAGATTAACAGCAAGATTAAATACAGAATTTGTGTTAAGAAAAAACGACAAACATAATATCTTAACGCTTGGACAAAATCTTACCTACACCAATACAGATAATAGAAATGTAGCAACTGGCAATATTTATTATAATGATTTACACAATGCTTTAGTGCAAAATCCATTAATGCCAGCATATTGGCAACCTTCTATAGATAATAATGTAAACGAATATGGTTTTACACCTACTTTAAATGGTATTGCAGACAACCAACACAACCCTTTAGGTGTTTTGTTTTATAGACACAATTTTAATAATTTAGGAAATCAGAACAACAAAATTGTTGGAAATGTTTATACAGAATTAGAGCCCATAAAAAACTTAAAATTTAAATCGGTTTTCGGTTTCGATTCTTGGTTTGGGCATTCAAGATCTTATTCGCCAGTATTTGCTCTTGGTTTAAAATACTTAAACACAAAAGATGCTGTTTCTCAAAGTCAATATCAAGGAACCAATATAACATTTACCAATACAGCATCTTATAAACATTCTTTTGGAAACCATACTATTGATGGATTATTAGGTGTAGAAGTCTTTAAAAATAAATTAAATGTAAATGTTAGTGGTAGAAAATCAGGATCTATTTTTGGAGATCCAGAATTTGCATATTTAGATAATTTTGGAACAATCGATAATTTGAGTAATATTAGTACAAATGGTAAAGATGCTTTTGCTGGTGGTGGTGGTTTACTGTCTTACTTTGGCAGAGCTCAATACAATTACAAAGAAAAATATTTATTTACTGCAATAATGCGTGCAGATGGTTCGTCGAACTTTTCAAAAAATAATAGATGGGGATATTTCCCTTCATTCTCTGCAGGTTGGGTAATATCAGACGAAGAGTTTATGAGCACAACTTCTAGCTTTTTAGATTACGCTAAAGTAAGAGCGAGTTGGGGGCAAAATGGAAACCAATCTGTTAATAACTTTATTTATAGCTCTACAATTGAGTATTCCGAAGATATTGGATATTATTTTGGAGACTCTAAACCCGTTTCTGTTGATGCAGCATTTCCTGCAAGAGTACCCAATCCAGATATTAAGTGGGAAACTTCTGAACAATTAAATTTTGGAATAGACACTAGGCTATTCGATTCAAAACTAGGGCTGTCTTTAGATTGGTATAAAAAAACAACTAAAGATTGGCTTGTACAAGCACAAGTATTAGGTACAGCAGGTGCAGAAGCTCCTATAATTAATGGAGGCGATATCGAAAACTCTGGTGTTGAGTTTGTTTTAAACTGGGACGACAATATTGGTAACGTTAAATACGGAGCAACCATTAGTGGCGCTTTTAATAAAAATAAAATTACTAGAATTGCAAATGCAGATGGTGTTTTTAACGGTCTTTCAAATGTACTTTCGCAAGGAACTGCATCTATTTCTAGAGCATCTGTTGGTTTGCCAATAGGATATTTCTACGGATTTAAAGCAGATGGTATTTTACAAAATCAAGATGAAGTTGATGCTTACGTAACTCCAAATGGAGACCCTTATTTTGCAGACCAACGTCCTGGAGATGTACGTTTTGTAGATCAAAATCAAGATGGGGTTATCGATGATAAAGATAAAGTAATGTTAGGAAATCCACACCCAGATTTTGAATTAGGTGTTCAACTAAATGCAGAATACAAAGGATTTTATGCCAATGTAACTATGGCTGGTAAATTTGGTATGCAAGTAATGAAATCGTACCGTTCTTTTGTAGATAGAATATATGAAAACTATACAACCGAAATTTTTGGACGTTGGCACGGTGAAGGAACTTCAAACAAAATACCTCGTTTAGGCGCTAGCGCTCATAGAAATACCTCTTTTGTATCAGATATTTTTATGCACAATGCAGATTATTTGAGAATTAACAATTTAACTATTGGAGTAAATTTAGATCAATATTTAAAAAATGTAAACTTTGCATCGAAAATCAAAATCTATGCTTCTGTTAACAATTTGTACACTTTTACAAACTATAATGGTATGGATCCAGAAGTTGGTTATGGTGGCGGAACAAATTGGGCTTCTGGTGTCGATTTAGGTTTATATCCATTACCTAGAACAGTAATATTTGGTTTAAACTTAGACTTTTAA
- a CDS encoding RagB/SusD family nutrient uptake outer membrane protein has product MKKLIYISLILLITATSCDSDYLDTKNLYEKDIDNFYKTPQDIKDAIAGVYHSLFTVSPLSNEHITSNLLSDMMLGGGGAGDQHAKNVDNFLDPAIDTYAELWKVTYNGITRANAIIEKVSEIEFNTFFDSPAEASKFKSETLAEAYFMRAFLYFRAAKFFGGMPLILKINDARDVPRASITDTFAQISSDLKKAIENFPTVNQLNIPTSRYGHANKWVAEAYLGRVYLYYTGYMTNIEGQSTSELPLAEGGSLSKTDVANFLQDCISNSGYQLTPDFRNIWPYSYINEAAGANVFPYATNQNLSWVGQDGHSPTYGTGNNETMFMVRYATSEWGRGGNGQGPKFTNRACLFQGIRDNSTLEPFGQGWGWCTVNPKLWNNWDDADPRKKGSIIEVGDSEQGTQGYEADKGDHETGFFNKKYTPLQFNGPDGLKGLFHYIYDDFDNFQLWHAQDFILMRFADVLLMHSEITETADGLNRVRQRANLAPIAYSLDALKNERVHELSFEGLRWFDLVRWGDVTTAFDASINVRNSGIEQVYKVNYRPETKGLLPIPETEINLSNGKYKQNPGWE; this is encoded by the coding sequence ATGAAAAAATTAATTTATATATCGCTAATACTTCTCATTACAGCAACAAGTTGCGATTCAGATTATTTAGACACAAAAAATCTATATGAAAAAGATATAGACAACTTTTATAAAACACCTCAAGACATTAAAGATGCAATAGCAGGTGTTTACCATTCTCTTTTTACAGTATCTCCTCTTAGTAACGAGCATATTACCTCTAATTTACTATCAGACATGATGTTAGGTGGTGGTGGTGCAGGAGATCAACACGCTAAAAATGTAGATAATTTTTTAGACCCTGCAATAGATACTTATGCCGAATTATGGAAAGTTACCTACAATGGTATCACTAGAGCCAACGCAATAATAGAAAAAGTAAGCGAAATTGAATTTAATACATTTTTCGATAGCCCAGCTGAAGCAAGTAAATTTAAATCAGAAACTCTTGCTGAAGCCTATTTTATGAGAGCTTTTTTATATTTCAGAGCCGCAAAATTCTTTGGAGGCATGCCTTTAATTTTAAAAATCAACGATGCTAGAGATGTTCCAAGAGCATCTATAACAGATACTTTTGCGCAAATCTCTTCAGATTTAAAGAAGGCAATCGAAAATTTTCCTACAGTTAATCAATTAAACATTCCAACTTCTAGGTATGGTCATGCAAATAAATGGGTTGCAGAAGCATATTTAGGCAGAGTATATTTATATTACACTGGTTACATGACTAATATCGAAGGGCAATCTACTTCAGAACTACCTCTTGCAGAAGGTGGCAGCTTATCTAAAACCGATGTTGCCAATTTTTTACAAGATTGTATTTCAAATAGTGGCTATCAATTAACTCCAGATTTTAGAAATATTTGGCCTTATTCGTACATAAATGAAGCTGCAGGAGCCAACGTTTTTCCATATGCTACAAATCAAAATTTATCTTGGGTAGGTCAAGACGGTCACTCTCCAACGTATGGTACAGGCAACAACGAAACTATGTTTATGGTAAGATATGCTACTTCAGAATGGGGTAGAGGCGGAAATGGTCAAGGACCTAAATTTACAAATAGAGCCTGTCTTTTTCAAGGAATAAGAGACAATTCTACATTAGAACCATTTGGTCAAGGATGGGGTTGGTGTACAGTAAATCCTAAACTTTGGAATAATTGGGATGATGCTGACCCTAGAAAAAAAGGATCTATTATTGAAGTAGGTGATTCTGAACAAGGTACGCAAGGGTATGAAGCAGATAAAGGAGACCACGAAACAGGTTTCTTCAATAAAAAATATACACCATTGCAATTTAACGGACCAGATGGATTAAAAGGTCTTTTCCATTATATATACGACGATTTTGATAATTTTCAGTTATGGCATGCTCAAGATTTCATTTTAATGAGATTTGCAGATGTATTATTAATGCATTCAGAAATTACTGAAACTGCAGATGGATTAAATAGAGTTAGACAAAGAGCTAATTTAGCTCCTATTGCATACTCTTTAGATGCTTTAAAAAATGAAAGAGTGCACGAACTATCTTTTGAAGGATTACGTTGGTTCGATCTTGTAAGATGGGGAGACGTAACAACTGCCTTCGATGCTAGCATTAATGTTAGAAACTCTGGAATTGAGCAAGTATATAAAGTAAACTACAGACCAGAAACAAAAGGGTTATTGCCAATACCAGAAACAGAAATTAATTTATCTAACGGTAAATATAAGCAAAACCCAGGTTGGGAATAA
- a CDS encoding glycoside hydrolase family 5 protein: MKYKKIAIIGWIFVALLSGCAKDAIIEDIENKSNQSNLLTLSIEYKNSIFDCEILNNSIILKRALPYGANEVAIHSITTSPGAISNKKKGEKLLVNNQPIPLVITAENKASNQQYTLNLRTKKYASIVQENGLLQVNGNKIVNKNSIPISLAGNSFFWTNNNWNGFRFYNASVVSWLKLDWSAKIVRAAMGVEDAGGYLEDKTSNKARVKRIVDAAIKEGIYVIIDWHSHHAEDNVDEAILFFKEMAELYGQYNNIIYEIYNEPLDVSWENTIKPYATSVISAIRAIDSDNLIVVGTPEWSQRVDLAAENPITGFNNIAYTLHFYSVNHKQWLRDRAKKALDKGIALFVTEWGALGYTQEDPETEKWMTWCKENSISHCNWAVNNKKEEWSIIKEGASESGSWKDNNLTDAGWLTRSIIRNWND, encoded by the coding sequence ATGAAATATAAAAAAATTGCAATTATTGGATGGATATTTGTAGCGCTCTTATCTGGTTGTGCTAAAGATGCAATCATAGAAGATATAGAAAATAAATCCAACCAGTCTAATTTGCTTACCCTATCTATTGAATATAAAAATTCAATTTTCGATTGCGAAATATTAAATAATAGCATTATTTTAAAAAGAGCACTTCCATATGGAGCTAATGAGGTAGCTATTCATTCAATTACTACTTCGCCTGGTGCTATTTCTAATAAAAAGAAAGGAGAAAAACTCCTCGTAAATAATCAACCCATACCACTAGTAATTACAGCAGAAAATAAAGCATCTAACCAACAATACACCTTAAATTTACGAACCAAAAAATATGCTTCTATTGTTCAAGAAAATGGCCTTTTACAAGTAAATGGAAATAAAATTGTAAACAAAAATTCGATACCTATAAGTTTAGCAGGTAATAGTTTTTTCTGGACAAATAATAATTGGAACGGATTTCGTTTCTATAACGCTTCTGTTGTTTCTTGGTTAAAATTAGATTGGTCTGCTAAAATTGTAAGAGCTGCTATGGGGGTTGAAGATGCAGGAGGGTATTTAGAGGATAAAACCTCAAACAAAGCAAGAGTAAAACGTATCGTTGATGCAGCTATAAAAGAAGGTATTTATGTAATTATCGATTGGCATTCTCATCATGCAGAAGACAATGTAGATGAGGCAATATTATTTTTTAAAGAAATGGCAGAGTTGTATGGACAATATAACAATATCATTTACGAAATTTACAATGAACCATTAGATGTTTCTTGGGAAAATACAATAAAACCATATGCAACATCTGTTATAAGCGCTATAAGAGCTATAGATTCAGATAACTTAATTGTCGTGGGCACACCAGAATGGTCTCAGAGAGTCGATTTAGCAGCAGAAAACCCTATTACAGGTTTTAACAATATTGCTTACACGCTTCATTTTTATTCTGTAAATCATAAGCAATGGTTAAGAGATAGAGCAAAAAAAGCATTAGATAAAGGTATTGCATTGTTTGTAACAGAATGGGGAGCCCTTGGCTACACCCAAGAAGACCCAGAAACTGAAAAATGGATGACATGGTGTAAAGAGAATTCAATAAGTCATTGTAATTGGGCAGTAAACAATAAGAAAGAAGAATGGTCAATAATAAAAGAGGGTGCAAGTGAATCTGGCTCATGGAAAGACAATAATTTAACAGATGCTGGTTGGCTAACAAGATCGATAATTAGAAATTGGAACGATTAG